One part of the Glycine soja cultivar W05 chromosome 11, ASM419377v2, whole genome shotgun sequence genome encodes these proteins:
- the LOC114376762 gene encoding phospholipase D alpha 1-like, translating to MAQILLHGTLHATIYEVDKLKIGGGNFLTKIVQNIEETVGIGKGVTKLYATIDLEKARVGRTRIIEKEIKNPRWYESFHIYCAHMASNIIFTVKDDNPIGATLIGRAYVPVQEILHGEEIDRWVEILDEHKNPIHGHSKIHVKLQYFDVSKDRNWALGIRSPKFPGVPYTFFSQRRGCKVSLYQDAHVPDNFVPKIQLSGGQTYQAHRCWEDVFDAITKAQHLIYITGWSVYTEISLVRDSRRPKPGGDETLGELLKKKAREGVRVLMLVWDDRTSVPLLKKDGLMATHDQETEEYFRGTEVHCVLCPRNPDDGGSFVQDLEISTMFTHHQKIVVVDGELPSGDSNKRRIVSFVGGIDLCDGRYDTQFHSLFRTLDTAHHDDFHQPNFGGSSIKKGGPREPWHDIHSRLEGPIAWDVLFNFEQRWRKQGGKDLLVPLRDLEDVIIPPSPVTYIDDHETWNVQLFRSIDGGAAFGFPETPEDAARVGLVSGKDNIIDRSIQDAYVNAIRRAKNFIYIENQYFLGSSYDWSADGIKPEAIDALHIIPKELSLKIVSKIEAGERFSVYVVVPMWPEGVPESASVQAILDWQRRTMDMMYKDVVQALRAKGIVENPRNYLTFFCLGNREVKKQGEYEPPERPDPDTDYIRAQEARRFMIYVHAKMMIVDDEYIIVGSANINQRSMDGARDSEIAMGAYQPFHLAARQPARGQIHGFRMSLWYEHLGLLHDSFLHPENEECIKKVNQIADKYWDIYSSESLEHDLPGHLLRYPIGVSNEGVVTELPGFEFFPDTKARVLGDKVDYLPPILTT from the exons ATGGCGCAAATTCTGCTCCATGGGACTCTTCATGCCACTATCTATGAAGTCGATAAGCTCAAAATTGGTGGAGGCAACTTTTTAACCAAG ATCGTACAAAACATCGAGGAGACTGTTGGTATTGGAAAAGGTGTCACTAAACTATATGCAACCATTGATCTAGAGAAGGCACGAGTGGGGAGGACCAGAATTATTgaaaaagagattaaaaatcCAAGATGGTACGAGTCCTTTCATATTTATTGTGCCCATATGGCATCAAACATCATATTTACAGTGAAAGATGATAATCCTATTGGGGCAACCTTAATTGGAAGAGCATATGTGCCTGTTCAGGAGATCTTGCATGGTGAAGAAATAGATAGATGGGTTGAAATATTGGATGAGCATAAAAATCCAATACATGGACATTCCAAGATCCATGTGAAGTTGCAATATTTTGATGTTTCAAAAGACCGCAACTGGGCTCTAGGCATTAGAAGTCCAAAATTTCCTGGAGTTCCTTATACTTTCTTTTCACAAAGAAGAGGATGTAAGGTTTCTCTCTACCAAGATGCTCATGTACCTGACAATTTTGTCCCTAAAATACAACTTAGTGGGGGCCAGACTTACCAAGCTCATAGATGTTGGGAGGATGTTTTTGATGCAATCACTAAAGCACAACACTTAATATACATTACTGGTTGGTCTGTCTATACTGAGATTAGTTTGGTAAGGGATTCTAGGAGGCCAAAGCCTGGAGGAGATGAAACACTTGGTGAGCTTCTCAAGAAAAAAGCAAGAGAAGGTGTAAGGGTTTTAATGCTTGTTTGGGATGATAGAACTTCGGTTCCTTTGTTAAAAAAAGATGGGTTAATGGCCACTCATGATCAAGAAACAGAGGAGTATTTCCGGGGCACTGAAGTGCATTGTGTTTTATGCCCTCGCAATCCTGATGATGGTGGAAGCTTTGTTCAGGATTTAGAAATTTCCACCATGTTTACTCATCACCAGAAAATTGTAGTCGTGGATGGTGAATTGCCGAGTGGAGATTCTAATAAGAGAAGAATTGTGAGTTTTGTGGGGGGTATTGATCTCTGTGATGGAAGATATGACACTCAATTCCATTCACTTTTCAGAACCCTGGACACAGCACATCATGATGACTTTCATCAGCCTAACTTTGGTggttcttcaataaaaaaaggtGGTCCAAGGGAACCTTGGCACGACATCCATTCTCGACTTGAAGGCCCTATTGCTTGGGATGTTTTGTTCAACTTTGAGCAGAGATGGAGGAAGCAGGGAGGAAAGGACTTACTTGTTCCACTGAGAGACCTTGAAGATGTCATTATTCCCCCATCCCCGGTAACTTACATTGATGATCATGAGACATGGAATGTTCAATTATTTAGATCCATTGATGGTGGAGCTGCTTTTGGGTTCCCAGAGACTCCTGAAGATGCTGCCAGAGTGGGGCTTGTCAGTGGGAAGGATAATATAATAGATCGTAGTATTCAAGATGCTTATGTTAATGCCATTCGACGTGCGAAAAATTTCATCTATATTGAGAATCAGTATTTCCTTGGAAGCAGTTATGATTGGAGTGCTGATGGCATTAAGCCTGAAGCCATCGATGCTTTGCATATTATCCCGAAGGAGCTTTCACTTAAGATTGTTAGTAAGATTGAAGCTGGGGAAAGGTTCAGTGTGTATGTTGTGGTTCCAATGTGGCCAGAGGGTGTCCCAGAAAGTGCATCAGTTCAGGCAATATTGGATTGGCAGAGGAGAACAATGGATATGATGTACAAGGATGTTGTTCAGGCGCTCCGGGCCAAGGGAATAGTGGAAAATCCTCGTAACTATTTGACATTCTTCTGCCTTGGTAATAGGGAGGTGAAGAAACAAGGAGAGTACGAGCCTCCAGAAAGACCAGATCCTGATACAGATTATATCAGAGCTCAGGAGGCCCGGCGCTTCATGATTTATGTTCATGCCAAGATGATGATAG TTGATGATGAATACATAATCGTTGGATCTGCCAACATAAACCAGAGATCAATGGATGGTGCCAGAGATTCTGAGATTGCCATGGGTGCTTATCAACCATTTCATTTGGCTGCCAGGCAGCCTGCCAGGGGACAGATCCATGGTTTCCGCATGTCGTTGTGGTATGAGCACCTTGGCTTGCTTCATGACTCTTTCCTCCACCCTGAAAATGAAGAATGTATTAAGAAGGTGAACCAAATTGCTGACAAGTATTGGGATATCTATTCAAGTGAGTCACTTGAGCATGACCTTCCTGGTCACCTGCTCCGATATCCTATTGGGGTTTCCAACGAAGGAGTTGTCACTGAGCTTCCAGGATTTGAATTCTTCCCTGACACCAAGGCTCGTGTTCTTGGCGACAAAGTTGATTACCTTCCACCGATCCTTACTACTTAA
- the LOC114375369 gene encoding uncharacterized protein LOC114375369 has translation MASISQGLALTSAMLLSTTLLYVAFSRQKTTPSFQIHHSNKPTLRSCLYSEEKKRERKKKKVKFADSVKEGRERNEQRSNSRQSGGMPMPANRMALYYGILRNRVHRIECSH, from the exons ATGGCTTCTATCTCACAGGGCCTTGCTCTCACCAGTGCCATGCTTCTCTCAACAACTCTGCTTTATGTTGCTTTCTCCAGGCAAAAAACCACCCCATCATTTCAAATTCATCACTCTAACAAACCCACCTTGCGATCTTGCCTGTATTCAG aggaaaagaaaagggagagaaagaagaagaaagtgaaaTTTGCAGATAGTGTGAAGGAGGGAAGAGAAAGGAATGAGCAAAGAAGCAACAGcagacaaagtggtggaatgcCAATGCCAGCAAACAGAATGGCTTTGTATTACGGGATTTTGAGGAACCGAGTGCATAGAATTGAGTGCTCTCACTAA
- the LOC114377490 gene encoding uncharacterized protein LOC114377490 isoform X1 gives MVVLFGWKRRERERESKTALPHRKGDEHSQHISLHCMHMGGCLGPFKKPPLIATADVPPKGLRKQGKAAKKPSTSEDFWITSTHDMDNSAVQSQGSISSASITNQAADPHGGSCNPTEFVNHGLILWNQTRQAWIGNKRSKNQTEQLREPKLSWNATYESLLGSNKPFPQHISLAEMVEFLVDIWEQEGLYD, from the exons ATGGTTGTTTTGTTTGGGtggaaaagaagagagagagagagagagtcgaAAACGGCACTCCCTCATCGGAAGGGAGACGAACACAGCCAG CATATCTCACTACACTGCATGCATATGGG TGGTTGTCTTGGACCCTTTAAAAAGCCCCCACTAATTGCTACTGCAGATGTTCCGCCAAAAGGACTGAGGAAACAAGGTAAGGCAGCAAAGAAACCTAGCACATCAGAGGATTTCTGGATCACCAGCACGCATGATATGGACAACAGTGCTGTTCAGTCACAGGGAAGCATCTCATCAGCCAGTATAACAAACCAAGCTGCAGATCCTCATGGAGGTTCATGCAACCCCACTGAGTTTGTGAATCATG GTCTTATTCTTTGGAATCAGACACGGCAAGCTTGGATAGGAAATAAAAGGTCTAAGAACCAAACTGAACAGTTGCGAGAACCCAAATTGAG TTGGAATGCAACATATGAAAGTTTACTAGGGAGCAACAAGCCATTCCCTCAGCACATTTCACTTGCG GAAATGGTAGAGTTTCTTGTGGACATCTGGGAACAAGAGGGTCTGTATGACTAA
- the LOC114377490 gene encoding uncharacterized protein LOC114377490 isoform X2: protein MDNSAVQSQGSISSASITNQAADPHGGSCNPTEFVNHGLILWNQTRQAWIGNKRSKNQTEQLREPKLSWNATYESLLGSNKPFPQHISLAEMVEFLVDIWEQEGLYD, encoded by the exons ATGGACAACAGTGCTGTTCAGTCACAGGGAAGCATCTCATCAGCCAGTATAACAAACCAAGCTGCAGATCCTCATGGAGGTTCATGCAACCCCACTGAGTTTGTGAATCATG GTCTTATTCTTTGGAATCAGACACGGCAAGCTTGGATAGGAAATAAAAGGTCTAAGAACCAAACTGAACAGTTGCGAGAACCCAAATTGAG TTGGAATGCAACATATGAAAGTTTACTAGGGAGCAACAAGCCATTCCCTCAGCACATTTCACTTGCG GAAATGGTAGAGTTTCTTGTGGACATCTGGGAACAAGAGGGTCTGTATGACTAA
- the LOC114374727 gene encoding uncharacterized protein LOC114374727, translating to MLLRTSTVPIPSSWLPHSKESLPRTLSTPLKNLLHTDPHNHTPSKPPKKPCMSPIKVLENHRSIKMKESDDELFSSSGLDNKLEGSSRLQTLVMGGGMGSGGVRVCGGRGSHGRDGTDAYYQNMIQANPNNALLLGNYAKFLKEVRGDYPKAEQYLERAILADPGDANVLSLYADLIWQTEKNADRAEGYFDQAIKSAPDDCYVMASYARFLWDVEEDEDKDCQHKTDHGHAYPPDLFQETKGSPHVTAAFQSYVSE from the exons ATGTTACTAAGAACTTCCACCGTACCAATTCCAAGCTCATGGCTTCCCCATTCCAAAGAATCCCTTCCTAGAACACTTTCAACTCCTCTAAAAAACTTGCTTCACACAGACCCTCATAATCATACCCCATCAAAGCCTCCGAAGAAACCTTGCATGTCACCAATTAAAGTCCTTGAGAACCATCGGAGcatcaagatgaaagaaagtgaTGATGAACTGTTTTCAAGTTCTGGTTTAGATAATAAGCTTGAAGGTAGCAGCAGGTTGCAGACTTTAGTGATGGGTGGTGGGATGGGGAGTGGTGGTGTCAGGGTTTGTGGTGGAAGAGGCTCACATGGTAGGGATGGGACAGATGCTTATTACCAGAACATGATTCAAGCAAACCCCAATAATGCTCTTTTGCTTGGAAATTATGCTAAGTTTTTGAAGGAG GTTCGTGGAGATTATCCTAAAGCAGAGCAGTATCTTGAAAGAGCTATTTTGGCTGATCCTGGCGATGCTAATGTTTTGTCCCTCTACGCGGATTTAATATGGCAAACAGAGAAGAATGCTGATCGAGCTGAGGGCTATTTTGATCAAGCTATTAAAAGTGCCCCGGATGATTG CTATGTGATGGCTTCTTATGCAAGATTCCTCTGGGAtgttgaagaagatgaagataagGACTGTCAACATAAGACTGATCACGGCCATGCATATCCACCTGATCTTTTTCAAGAAACCAAAGGCAGCCCTCATGTTACTGCAGCCTTTCAATCCTACGTATCTGAGTGA
- the LOC114373486 gene encoding G-type lectin S-receptor-like serine/threonine-protein kinase SD2-5 isoform X1 has translation MGIFRCGTLFFHVLLLFRTCLAKDQHVSQIYPGFSASQPDWSDHNGFFLLSNSSAFAFGFFTTLDVSSFVLVVMHLSSYKVVWTANRGLLVGTSDKFVLDHDGNAYLEGGNGVVWATNTRGQKIRSMELLNSGNLVLLGENGTTIWQSFSHPTDTLLPGQDFVEGMTLKSFHNSLNMCHFLSYKAGDLVLYAGFETPQVYWSLSGEQAQGSSKNNTGKVHSASLVSNSLSFYDISRALLWKVVFSEDSDPKSLWAATLDPTGAITFYDLNKGRAPNPEAVKVPQDPCGIPQPCDPYYVCFFENWCICPKLLRTRYNCKPPNISTCSRSSTELLYVGEELDYFALKYTAPVSKSNLNACKETCLGNCSCLVLFFENSTGRCFHFDQTGSFQRYKRGAGAGGYVSFMKVSISSASDDGHGNKNGRNDMVLVVVIVLTVLVIVGLITGFWYLFKRKKNVAKYPQDDLDEDDDFLDSLSGMPARFTFAALCRATKDFSSKIGEGGFGSVYLGVLEDGTQLAVKKLEGVGQGAKEFKAEVSIIGSIHHVHLVKLKGFCAEGPHRLLVYEYMARGSLDKWIFKNSENTFLLNWDTRYNIAIGTAKGLAYLHEECDVRIIHCDIKPQNVLLDDNFTAKVSDFGLAKLMSREQSHVFTTLRGTRGYLAPEWITNYAISEKSDVFSYGMLLLEIIGGRKNYDQWEGAEKAHFPSYVFRMMDEGKLKEVLDPKIDIDEKDERVESALKIALWCIQDDVSLRPSMTKVAQMLDGLCPVPDPPSLSQSGTYSAFMKLSSGEATSSGQASFFSNVPMSCVQLSGPR, from the coding sequence ATGGGCATATTCAGATGTGGGACCTTGTTTTTCCATGTGCTCCTTTTGTTTAGAACCTGTctggccaaagatcaacatgTTAGTCAGATATATCCTGGCTTCAGTGCATCTCAGCCAGATTGGAGCGACCATAATGGTTTTTTCTTGCTATCCAACAGCTCAGCTTTCGCTTTTGGATTCTTCACTACTCTTGATGTTTCATCGTTTGTTTTAGTTGTCATGCACTTAAGCAGCTACAAAGTGGTTTGGACTGCCAACAGAGGCTTACTCGTTGGGACTTCTGATAAATTTGTGCTTGACCATGATGGGAATGCATATTTGGAAGGTGGGAATGGTGTAGTTTGGGCAACAAATACAAGAGGACAAAAAATAAGATCCATGGAATTGCTTAACTCAGGGAATTTGGTGTTGCTTGGGGAAAATGGGACAACTATTTGGCAAAGTTTTAGCCATCCCACTGATACTCTTTTGCCCGGACAAGACTTTGTGGAAGGAATGACACTCAAAAGCTTCCACAACAGCTTGAACATGTGTCATTTTCTTAGTTACAAGGCAGGTGATTTAGTTCTCTATGCAGGATTTGAAACTCCACAAGTGTACTGGTCCCTATCAGGAGAACAAGCTCAGGGAAGCTCAAAAAATAACACTGGTAAGGTTCACTCAGCGTCTTTGGTGTCCAATTCATTGAGTTTTTATGACATAAGTAGAGCTTTGCTATGGAAAGTTGTCTTCTCTGAGGACTCAGATCCCAAGTCATTGTGGGCTGCTACCTTGGATCCAACTGGTGCAATCACTTTTTATGATCTCAACAAAGGGAGGGCTCCTAACCCTGAGGCAGTTAAGGTACCACAAGACCCTTGTGGCATTCCTCAGCCTTGTGATCCTTATTATGTTTGCTTCTTTGAAAACTGGTGCATCTGCCCGAAACTTCTCAGGACTCGCTATAATTGCAAACCTCCCAACATCTCCACCTGTTCTAGGAGTTCAACGGAACTTTTATATGTTGGTGAAGAGCTTGATTATTTTGCTCTCAAGTACACTGCTCCGGTTTCCAAATCAAACCTGAATGCTTGCAAAGAGACTTGTTTAGGAAACTGTTCATGCCTTgtgcttttctttgaaaacagTACCGGAAGATGCTTTCATTTTGATCAGACTGGGAGTTTCCAACGCTATAAGAGGGGTGCAGGTGCTGGTGGTTATGTTTCGTTCATGAAGGTCTCCATTAGTAGTGCTAGTGATGATGGACATGGCAACAAAAATGGAAGGAATGACATGGTGCTAGTTGTTGTCATAGTTCTCACAGTTCTGGTTATAGTTGGTCTTATAACAGGATTCTGGTACTTAttcaagaggaagaagaatgttgctaagtatcCTCAAGATGACttggatgaagatgatgatttcttGGACAGTCTCTCTGGAATGCCTGCACGTTTTACTTTTGCTGCTCTTTGTAGAGCAACTAAGGActtttcttcaaaaattggGGAAGGAGGGTTTGGCTCAGTGTATCTAGGTGTGCTTGAAGATGGCACTCAGTTGGCTGTGAAAAAATTGGAAGGTGTTGGACAAGGTGCAAAAGAGTTTAAAGCAGAAGTGTCCATAATTGGAAGTATTCATCATGTTCATCTTGTCAAGCTCAAAGGGTTTTGTGCCGAGGGTCCTCATCGCCTTCTTGTCTATGAATACATGGCAAGGGGTTCTTTGGACaaatggatcttcaagaacagtGAGAACACCTTCTTGTTGAACTGGGACACAAGGTACAACATTGCAATAGGCACGGCTAAGGGATTGGCCTATCTCCATGAGGAGTGTGATGTGAGGATTATCCACTGTGATATTAAGCCGCAAAATGTTCTTCTTGACGATAATTTCACTGCTAAGGTTTCAGATTTTGGATTGGCCAAGCTAATGAGCCGTGAGCAAAGCCATGTGTTCACAACTCTAAGGGGTACAAGAGGGTATCTAGCACCAGAATGGATAACTAACTACGCAATTTCGGAGAAGAGTGATGTGTTCAGCTATGGCATGCTCTTGCTCGAGATAATTGGAGGGAGGAAGAACTATGATCAATGGGAAGGGGCAGAGAAAGCACATTTTCCTTCTTATGTGTTCAGAATGATGGATGAAGGGAAACTGAAAGAGGTTCTTGATCCAAAGATAGATATTGATGAGAAGGATGAAAGGGTTGAGTCTGCTCTTAAAATTGCTCTTTGGTGCATACAAGATGACGTGAGTTTGAGGCCTTCCATGACTAAGGTGGCTCAGATGCTTGATGGTTTGTGCCCTGTACCTGATCCCCCCTCATTATCTCAATCTGGTACTTATTCAGCTTTCATGAAATTGAGTAGTGGAGAAGCTACTTCATCGGGACAGGCTAGTTTTTTTAGTAATGTACCCATGTCATGTGTTCAATTATCAGGACCAAGATGA
- the LOC114373486 gene encoding G-type lectin S-receptor-like serine/threonine-protein kinase SD2-5 isoform X2 translates to MHLSSYKVVWTANRGLLVGTSDKFVLDHDGNAYLEGGNGVVWATNTRGQKIRSMELLNSGNLVLLGENGTTIWQSFSHPTDTLLPGQDFVEGMTLKSFHNSLNMCHFLSYKAGDLVLYAGFETPQVYWSLSGEQAQGSSKNNTGKVHSASLVSNSLSFYDISRALLWKVVFSEDSDPKSLWAATLDPTGAITFYDLNKGRAPNPEAVKVPQDPCGIPQPCDPYYVCFFENWCICPKLLRTRYNCKPPNISTCSRSSTELLYVGEELDYFALKYTAPVSKSNLNACKETCLGNCSCLVLFFENSTGRCFHFDQTGSFQRYKRGAGAGGYVSFMKVSISSASDDGHGNKNGRNDMVLVVVIVLTVLVIVGLITGFWYLFKRKKNVAKYPQDDLDEDDDFLDSLSGMPARFTFAALCRATKDFSSKIGEGGFGSVYLGVLEDGTQLAVKKLEGVGQGAKEFKAEVSIIGSIHHVHLVKLKGFCAEGPHRLLVYEYMARGSLDKWIFKNSENTFLLNWDTRYNIAIGTAKGLAYLHEECDVRIIHCDIKPQNVLLDDNFTAKVSDFGLAKLMSREQSHVFTTLRGTRGYLAPEWITNYAISEKSDVFSYGMLLLEIIGGRKNYDQWEGAEKAHFPSYVFRMMDEGKLKEVLDPKIDIDEKDERVESALKIALWCIQDDVSLRPSMTKVAQMLDGLCPVPDPPSLSQSGTYSAFMKLSSGEATSSGQASFFSNVPMSCVQLSGPR, encoded by the coding sequence ATGCACTTAAGCAGCTACAAAGTGGTTTGGACTGCCAACAGAGGCTTACTCGTTGGGACTTCTGATAAATTTGTGCTTGACCATGATGGGAATGCATATTTGGAAGGTGGGAATGGTGTAGTTTGGGCAACAAATACAAGAGGACAAAAAATAAGATCCATGGAATTGCTTAACTCAGGGAATTTGGTGTTGCTTGGGGAAAATGGGACAACTATTTGGCAAAGTTTTAGCCATCCCACTGATACTCTTTTGCCCGGACAAGACTTTGTGGAAGGAATGACACTCAAAAGCTTCCACAACAGCTTGAACATGTGTCATTTTCTTAGTTACAAGGCAGGTGATTTAGTTCTCTATGCAGGATTTGAAACTCCACAAGTGTACTGGTCCCTATCAGGAGAACAAGCTCAGGGAAGCTCAAAAAATAACACTGGTAAGGTTCACTCAGCGTCTTTGGTGTCCAATTCATTGAGTTTTTATGACATAAGTAGAGCTTTGCTATGGAAAGTTGTCTTCTCTGAGGACTCAGATCCCAAGTCATTGTGGGCTGCTACCTTGGATCCAACTGGTGCAATCACTTTTTATGATCTCAACAAAGGGAGGGCTCCTAACCCTGAGGCAGTTAAGGTACCACAAGACCCTTGTGGCATTCCTCAGCCTTGTGATCCTTATTATGTTTGCTTCTTTGAAAACTGGTGCATCTGCCCGAAACTTCTCAGGACTCGCTATAATTGCAAACCTCCCAACATCTCCACCTGTTCTAGGAGTTCAACGGAACTTTTATATGTTGGTGAAGAGCTTGATTATTTTGCTCTCAAGTACACTGCTCCGGTTTCCAAATCAAACCTGAATGCTTGCAAAGAGACTTGTTTAGGAAACTGTTCATGCCTTgtgcttttctttgaaaacagTACCGGAAGATGCTTTCATTTTGATCAGACTGGGAGTTTCCAACGCTATAAGAGGGGTGCAGGTGCTGGTGGTTATGTTTCGTTCATGAAGGTCTCCATTAGTAGTGCTAGTGATGATGGACATGGCAACAAAAATGGAAGGAATGACATGGTGCTAGTTGTTGTCATAGTTCTCACAGTTCTGGTTATAGTTGGTCTTATAACAGGATTCTGGTACTTAttcaagaggaagaagaatgttgctaagtatcCTCAAGATGACttggatgaagatgatgatttcttGGACAGTCTCTCTGGAATGCCTGCACGTTTTACTTTTGCTGCTCTTTGTAGAGCAACTAAGGActtttcttcaaaaattggGGAAGGAGGGTTTGGCTCAGTGTATCTAGGTGTGCTTGAAGATGGCACTCAGTTGGCTGTGAAAAAATTGGAAGGTGTTGGACAAGGTGCAAAAGAGTTTAAAGCAGAAGTGTCCATAATTGGAAGTATTCATCATGTTCATCTTGTCAAGCTCAAAGGGTTTTGTGCCGAGGGTCCTCATCGCCTTCTTGTCTATGAATACATGGCAAGGGGTTCTTTGGACaaatggatcttcaagaacagtGAGAACACCTTCTTGTTGAACTGGGACACAAGGTACAACATTGCAATAGGCACGGCTAAGGGATTGGCCTATCTCCATGAGGAGTGTGATGTGAGGATTATCCACTGTGATATTAAGCCGCAAAATGTTCTTCTTGACGATAATTTCACTGCTAAGGTTTCAGATTTTGGATTGGCCAAGCTAATGAGCCGTGAGCAAAGCCATGTGTTCACAACTCTAAGGGGTACAAGAGGGTATCTAGCACCAGAATGGATAACTAACTACGCAATTTCGGAGAAGAGTGATGTGTTCAGCTATGGCATGCTCTTGCTCGAGATAATTGGAGGGAGGAAGAACTATGATCAATGGGAAGGGGCAGAGAAAGCACATTTTCCTTCTTATGTGTTCAGAATGATGGATGAAGGGAAACTGAAAGAGGTTCTTGATCCAAAGATAGATATTGATGAGAAGGATGAAAGGGTTGAGTCTGCTCTTAAAATTGCTCTTTGGTGCATACAAGATGACGTGAGTTTGAGGCCTTCCATGACTAAGGTGGCTCAGATGCTTGATGGTTTGTGCCCTGTACCTGATCCCCCCTCATTATCTCAATCTGGTACTTATTCAGCTTTCATGAAATTGAGTAGTGGAGAAGCTACTTCATCGGGACAGGCTAGTTTTTTTAGTAATGTACCCATGTCATGTGTTCAATTATCAGGACCAAGATGA